Proteins from one Balearica regulorum gibbericeps isolate bBalReg1 chromosome 34, bBalReg1.pri, whole genome shotgun sequence genomic window:
- the NFKBIB gene encoding NF-kappa-B inhibitor beta, producing the protein MAAAEAAAAAAAPTLPGEVKRPEGDEWCDSGLGSLGEGQLGPLPASPGPASPGTALGPVTAAVSAVRLAEPPEEEEEEEEEKRAASSPLAAAAVDPAAWLRHVLGFLTEDGDTALHLAVIHEHEAFLDSILQYTGGTEYLDLQNDLGQTALHIAVILGLSGFVRKLRAAGAGLCVQERGGHTALHLACREGRRGCARHLLGPPRIPPAPHDEETRAQLDSVNYDGYTPLHVAVLRKDLAMVELLLSAGADLNARPPGVAKPGAARTHPKRPAKKDWEPRTFLSASARSCSASFSFPAWSMAAACSTTAPPQPDTSLRLLHGYDAVARYGPGITPTAGAKRPSARRANRRKTFLGLNPPENGRLPAKVTSPAAATSGIASAERGAETEMRGRPGERVSPRRQPPRRPSTARGGKIATG; encoded by the exons ATGGCGGccgcggaggcggcggcggcagcggcggcgccgACTCTTCCCGGTGAGGTAAAGCGGCCCGAGGGTGATGAGTGGTGCGACAGCGGCCTGGGTTCGCTGGGCGAGGGGCAGTTGGGGCCGCTGCCCGCCAGCCCCGGGCCTGCCAGTCCCGGTACGGCCCTGGGCCCCGTCACGGCGGCCGTAAGCGCCGTTCGTCTCGCTGAAcctcctgaggaggaggaggaagaggaggaagagaaacgGGCGGCCTCGTCGCCGTTAGCTGCCGCCGCCGTGGACCCCGCGGCCTGGCTGCGGCACGTCCTGGGCTTCCTCACCGAGGACGGCGACAC GGCCCTGCACTTGGCCGTGATCCACGAACACGAGGCTTTCCTGGACTCCATCCTGCAGTACACGGGAGGCACCGAGTACCTGGACCTGCAGAACGACCTGGGGCAG ACGGCGCTGCACATCGCCGTCATCCTGGGCCTGTCCGGCTTCGTGCGGAAGCTacgggcggcgggcgcggggctgTGCGTGCAGGAGAGGGGGGGGCACACGGCGTTGCACCTCGCCTGCCGCGAGGGCCGCCGCGGCTGCGCCCGCCACCTCCTGGGGCCCCCCCGGATTCCCCCGGCACCCCACGACGAGGAGACGCGCGCCCAGCTCGACAGCGTCAACTACGACG gTTACACCCCCCTCCACGTCGCCGTCCTCCGCAAAGACCTGGCGAtggtggagctgctgctgagcgcCGGCGCCGACCTTAA tgccagGCCCCCGGGCGTTGCCAAGCCCGGAGCGGCTCGGACTCACCCGAAGAGGCCGGCGAAGAAGGACTGGGAGCCGCGGACCTTCTTGTCGGCCTCGGCCAGGAGCTGCAGcgcctccttctccttcccgGCCTGGTCCATGGCGGCGGCCTGCAGCACCACCGCTCCGCCTCAACCTGACACCTCCCTGCGCCTCCTTCAC GGCTACGACGCGGTTGCGCGGTATGGGCCGGGGATAACGCCGACGGCCGGAGCGAAACGACCATCGGCGCGACGCGCCAACCGCCGGAAAACGTTTTTGGGGTTAAATCCCCCCGAAAACGGCCGCTTGCCTGCAAAAGTGACATCACCGGCGGCCGCGACCTCCGGCATCGCCTCCGCCGAACGCGGCGCCGAGACGGAGATGAGGGGGCGGCCGGGGGAGAGGGTCTCCCCTCGACGGCAGCCGCCCCGGCGCCCCTCGACCGCGCGAGGCGGTAAAATCGCGACGGGGTAA
- the SIRT2 gene encoding NAD-dependent protein deacetylase sirtuin-2 isoform X3 codes for MAAARGLSGPVVLTTLPGRRARGTPGNTRFSAYQRRPRCTPGGVAVRIERWGRRDGFREVWSLSAYQRCPRCTPGGVAVRRGARREVWPGQRPASMAEPDAPGARGDEAERDAESPISDTELGASGDSEMELLRSLLSRTLGLGGEKPEKVLDELSLEGVSRFLRSEKCKNVVCMPPGSPISVRPAPASTPTCRATTCPTPKPSSKSASSSNTLNPSSPWPGSSTQGSSSPRCVTTSCGCCRRRGCCCAATPRKDFLVPRPQMREVPERGETRHRFFRGEPPLALLHPPAVGLSEGRPAPHHGHLAAGPALRLPRRQGPHQHPPAPHQQGEDGAERPPHVSHGLRLRHGLRFGQGLQKELEELVRREHAAIDAKAAREGEGKARGGDGESPGASGESRGGGQDPTP; via the exons ATGGCGGCCGCGCGGGGCCTGTCGGGACCCGTAGTCCTTACAACACTTCCGGGGCGTCGAGCGCGGGGTACGCCGGGAAATACCAGGTTTTCCGCCTATCAGCGCCGTCCGCGGTGTACGCCGGGAGGTGTGGCCGTACGGATAGAAAGGTGGGGGCGCCGCGATGGATTTCGGGAGGTGTGGTCGCTCTCCGCCTATCAGCGCTGCCCGCGGTGCACGCCGGGAGGTGTGGCTGTGAGGCGCGGTGCACGCCGGGAGGTGTGGCCCGGGCAGCGGCCGGCGTCCATGGCCGAGCCGGACG ctcccGGTGCCCGCGGGGACGAGGCCGAGCGGGACGCGGAGTCACCG ATCTCCGATACCGAGCTGGGTGCTTCGGGAGATTCTGAAA TGGAGCTGCTGCGGAGCCTCCTCTCCCGGACGTTGGGGCTGGGCGGGGAGAAACCGGAGAAGGTGCTGGACGAGCTGTCACTGGAGGGAGTGAGCCGGTTCCTGCGGAGCGAGAAAT GTAAGAACGTCGTGTGCATG CCGCCGGGATCCCCGATTTCCGTTCGCCCGGCACCGGCCTCTACGCCAACCTGCAGAGCTACGACCTGCCCTACCCCGAAGCCATCTTCGAAATCAGCTTCTTCAAG CAACACCCTGAACCCTTCTTCGCCCTGGCCCGGGAGCTCTACCCAGGGCAGTTCAAG ccCACGGTGTGTCACTACTTCATgcggctgctgcaggagaaggggCTGTTGCTGCGCTGCTACACCCAG aaaggatttTCTCGTCCCTCGTCCCCAAATGCGAGAAGTGCCAGAGCGTGGTGAAACCCG ACATCGTTTTTTTCGGGGAGAGCCTCCCCTCGCGCTTCTTCACCCTCCTGCAGTCG gactTTCAGAAGGTCGACCTGCTCCTCATCATGGGCACCTCGCTGCAGGTCCAGCCCTTCGCCTCCCTCGTCGGCAG GGTCCCCACCAACACCCCCCGGCTCCTCATCAACAAGGAGAAGACGGGGCAG agcGACCCCCTCATGTCTCTCATGGGCTTCGGCTGCGGCATGGACTTCGATTCGGACAAGGCTTACAG aaagagctggaggagctggtgaGAAGGGAACACGCCGCCATCGATGCCAAAGCCGCCCGGGAGGGCGAGGGCAAGGCCCGGGGGGGCGACGGGGAGAGCCCAGGGGCCAGCGGCGAGAGCCGGGGGGGCGGCCAGGACCCCACGCCGTAG
- the SIRT2 gene encoding NAD-dependent protein deacetylase sirtuin-2 isoform X1, translating into MAAARGLSGPVVLTTLPGRRARGTPGNTRFSAYQRRPRCTPGGVAVRIERWGRRDGFREVWSLSAYQRCPRCTPGGVAVRRGARREVWPGQRPASMAEPDAPGARGDEAERDAESPISDTELGASGDSEMELLRSLLSRTLGLGGEKPEKVLDELSLEGVSRFLRSEKCKNVVCMVGAGISTSAGIPDFRSPGTGLYANLQSYDLPYPEAIFEISFFKQHPEPFFALARELYPGQFKPTVCHYFMRLLQEKGLLLRCYTQNIDTLERVAGLEPELLVEAHGTFFTSHCLRPSCRQPYSLQWMKERIFSSLVPKCEKCQSVVKPDIVFFGESLPSRFFTLLQSDFQKVDLLLIMGTSLQVQPFASLVGRVPTNTPRLLINKEKTGQSDPLMSLMGFGCGMDFDSDKAYRDVAWLGECDAGCLALAELLGWKKELEELVRREHAAIDAKAAREGEGKARGGDGESPGASGESRGGGQDPTP; encoded by the exons ATGGCGGCCGCGCGGGGCCTGTCGGGACCCGTAGTCCTTACAACACTTCCGGGGCGTCGAGCGCGGGGTACGCCGGGAAATACCAGGTTTTCCGCCTATCAGCGCCGTCCGCGGTGTACGCCGGGAGGTGTGGCCGTACGGATAGAAAGGTGGGGGCGCCGCGATGGATTTCGGGAGGTGTGGTCGCTCTCCGCCTATCAGCGCTGCCCGCGGTGCACGCCGGGAGGTGTGGCTGTGAGGCGCGGTGCACGCCGGGAGGTGTGGCCCGGGCAGCGGCCGGCGTCCATGGCCGAGCCGGACG ctcccGGTGCCCGCGGGGACGAGGCCGAGCGGGACGCGGAGTCACCG ATCTCCGATACCGAGCTGGGTGCTTCGGGAGATTCTGAAA TGGAGCTGCTGCGGAGCCTCCTCTCCCGGACGTTGGGGCTGGGCGGGGAGAAACCGGAGAAGGTGCTGGACGAGCTGTCACTGGAGGGAGTGAGCCGGTTCCTGCGGAGCGAGAAAT GTAAGAACGTCGTGTGCATGGTGGGTGCCGGGATCTCCACCT CCGCCGGGATCCCCGATTTCCGTTCGCCCGGCACCGGCCTCTACGCCAACCTGCAGAGCTACGACCTGCCCTACCCCGAAGCCATCTTCGAAATCAGCTTCTTCAAG CAACACCCTGAACCCTTCTTCGCCCTGGCCCGGGAGCTCTACCCAGGGCAGTTCAAG ccCACGGTGTGTCACTACTTCATgcggctgctgcaggagaaggggCTGTTGCTGCGCTGCTACACCCAG AACATCGACACGCTGGAGCGGGTGGCGGGGCTGGAGCCCGAGCTGTTGGTGGAAGCTCACGGCACCTTCTTCACCTCGCACTGCCTGCGCCCCTCCTGCCGGCAGCCCTACAGCCTCCAGTGGATGAAgg aaaggatttTCTCGTCCCTCGTCCCCAAATGCGAGAAGTGCCAGAGCGTGGTGAAACCCG ACATCGTTTTTTTCGGGGAGAGCCTCCCCTCGCGCTTCTTCACCCTCCTGCAGTCG gactTTCAGAAGGTCGACCTGCTCCTCATCATGGGCACCTCGCTGCAGGTCCAGCCCTTCGCCTCCCTCGTCGGCAG GGTCCCCACCAACACCCCCCGGCTCCTCATCAACAAGGAGAAGACGGGGCAG agcGACCCCCTCATGTCTCTCATGGGCTTCGGCTGCGGCATGGACTTCGATTCGGACAAGGCTTACAG GGACGTGGCCTGGCTCGGGGAGTGCGACGCCGGCTGCCTGgcgctggcagagctgctgggctggaag aaagagctggaggagctggtgaGAAGGGAACACGCCGCCATCGATGCCAAAGCCGCCCGGGAGGGCGAGGGCAAGGCCCGGGGGGGCGACGGGGAGAGCCCAGGGGCCAGCGGCGAGAGCCGGGGGGGCGGCCAGGACCCCACGCCGTAG
- the SIRT2 gene encoding NAD-dependent protein deacetylase sirtuin-2 isoform X2 has protein sequence MAAARGLSGPVVLTTLPGRRARGTPGNTRFSAYQRRPRCTPGGVAVRIERWGRRDGFREVWSLSAYQRCPRCTPGGVAVRRGARREVWPGQRPASMAEPDAPGARGDEAERDAESPISDTELGASGDSEMELLRSLLSRTLGLGGEKPEKVLDELSLEGVSRFLRSEKCKNVVCMVGAGISTSAGIPDFRSPGTGLYANLQSYDLPYPEAIFEISFFKQHPEPFFALARELYPGQFKPTVCHYFMRLLQEKGLLLRCYTQNIDTLERVAGLEPELLVEAHGTFFTSHCLRPSCRQPYSLQWMKERIFSSLVPKCEKCQSVVKPDIVFFGESLPSRFFTLLQSDFQKVDLLLIMGTSLQVQPFASLVGRVPTNTPRLLINKEKTGQSDPLMSLMGFGCGMDFDSDKAYRKSWRSW, from the exons ATGGCGGCCGCGCGGGGCCTGTCGGGACCCGTAGTCCTTACAACACTTCCGGGGCGTCGAGCGCGGGGTACGCCGGGAAATACCAGGTTTTCCGCCTATCAGCGCCGTCCGCGGTGTACGCCGGGAGGTGTGGCCGTACGGATAGAAAGGTGGGGGCGCCGCGATGGATTTCGGGAGGTGTGGTCGCTCTCCGCCTATCAGCGCTGCCCGCGGTGCACGCCGGGAGGTGTGGCTGTGAGGCGCGGTGCACGCCGGGAGGTGTGGCCCGGGCAGCGGCCGGCGTCCATGGCCGAGCCGGACG ctcccGGTGCCCGCGGGGACGAGGCCGAGCGGGACGCGGAGTCACCG ATCTCCGATACCGAGCTGGGTGCTTCGGGAGATTCTGAAA TGGAGCTGCTGCGGAGCCTCCTCTCCCGGACGTTGGGGCTGGGCGGGGAGAAACCGGAGAAGGTGCTGGACGAGCTGTCACTGGAGGGAGTGAGCCGGTTCCTGCGGAGCGAGAAAT GTAAGAACGTCGTGTGCATGGTGGGTGCCGGGATCTCCACCT CCGCCGGGATCCCCGATTTCCGTTCGCCCGGCACCGGCCTCTACGCCAACCTGCAGAGCTACGACCTGCCCTACCCCGAAGCCATCTTCGAAATCAGCTTCTTCAAG CAACACCCTGAACCCTTCTTCGCCCTGGCCCGGGAGCTCTACCCAGGGCAGTTCAAG ccCACGGTGTGTCACTACTTCATgcggctgctgcaggagaaggggCTGTTGCTGCGCTGCTACACCCAG AACATCGACACGCTGGAGCGGGTGGCGGGGCTGGAGCCCGAGCTGTTGGTGGAAGCTCACGGCACCTTCTTCACCTCGCACTGCCTGCGCCCCTCCTGCCGGCAGCCCTACAGCCTCCAGTGGATGAAgg aaaggatttTCTCGTCCCTCGTCCCCAAATGCGAGAAGTGCCAGAGCGTGGTGAAACCCG ACATCGTTTTTTTCGGGGAGAGCCTCCCCTCGCGCTTCTTCACCCTCCTGCAGTCG gactTTCAGAAGGTCGACCTGCTCCTCATCATGGGCACCTCGCTGCAGGTCCAGCCCTTCGCCTCCCTCGTCGGCAG GGTCCCCACCAACACCCCCCGGCTCCTCATCAACAAGGAGAAGACGGGGCAG agcGACCCCCTCATGTCTCTCATGGGCTTCGGCTGCGGCATGGACTTCGATTCGGACAAGGCTTACAG aaagagctggaggagctggtga